From the Psychrobacillus sp. FSL K6-4046 genome, one window contains:
- a CDS encoding M23 family metallopeptidase codes for MNVEKFISPENFGEVFLYGNHEEIYNQCVKEFKELVSLDQFIDLAISFNQEVESYQMIKKTEIGYSTQYLWLDNNKERIVSVTFDTANYIQGIVLKPYVTFPKSDQRYTKNKYMMPIKEEWFVFWGGTNEFLNYHYVYESQRYAYDLVKMKNGQTYKGNRLLNESYYAFDKEVVAPADGKVVKVMNDIVDNIPGEMNEKEPAGNYVILEHENREYSLLAHFKQYSIVVKEGDAVKQGQTIGLCGNSGNSSEPHIHFQVMDSSDYVNCHSIRISFYDGIEPIQGDTVTTYKPNEKSKMDVFDKVENTFTLADFFLFIPRIIGSFFK; via the coding sequence ATGAATGTAGAGAAATTTATATCGCCCGAAAATTTTGGAGAAGTATTCCTATATGGAAACCATGAAGAAATTTATAACCAATGCGTCAAAGAATTTAAAGAGCTAGTATCACTGGACCAATTTATTGATTTAGCCATTTCCTTTAATCAGGAGGTTGAAAGCTACCAAATGATTAAAAAGACCGAGATTGGTTATTCAACTCAGTATTTATGGTTAGATAACAATAAGGAGAGAATAGTTAGTGTAACCTTTGATACGGCTAACTACATCCAGGGCATAGTATTAAAACCTTATGTAACCTTCCCCAAAAGCGATCAACGTTACACCAAAAATAAATATATGATGCCTATTAAAGAAGAATGGTTTGTTTTCTGGGGTGGGACGAATGAATTTCTTAACTATCATTACGTTTATGAATCTCAGCGCTATGCATATGATTTAGTGAAGATGAAGAATGGTCAGACGTATAAGGGTAATAGATTACTTAATGAAAGTTACTATGCTTTTGATAAAGAGGTAGTTGCGCCAGCAGACGGTAAGGTAGTAAAGGTTATGAATGATATTGTAGATAATATTCCCGGAGAAATGAATGAAAAAGAACCAGCCGGAAACTATGTCATTTTGGAGCATGAAAATAGAGAATATAGCTTGCTTGCGCATTTCAAACAATATTCTATAGTAGTAAAAGAAGGAGACGCGGTGAAGCAGGGACAAACAATTGGCCTTTGTGGAAATTCTGGAAACTCCTCTGAGCCTCATATACATTTTCAGGTGATGGATTCGTCTGATTATGTGAACTGCCACTCTATACGTATAAGCTTCTATGATGGGATTGAGCCAATTCAAGGCGATACAGTAACGACCTACAAACCGAACGAAAAGTCGAAAATGGATGTCTTTGACAAAGTGGAAAATACATTTACTTTAGCAGATTTTTTCTTATTTATTCCCCGTATTATAGGTTCATTTTTTAAATAA
- a CDS encoding amino acid ABC transporter permease, with amino-acid sequence MSLEWIISIITNNWPMFLRGAGVTLLISIIGTIVGAIIGLLAGVIRTIPLPEKRVSRYFLKLVNLILSIYIEFFRGTPMIVQAMVIFYGSSLAFGLDMDRLLAAIFIVSINTGAYMAEIVRGGVISIDKGQFEASQAIGMNHIQTMLYVVLPQVIRNILPATGNQFIINIKDTSVLNVIGVTELYFQTKSVAGNNFRYFESFFVACILYFIMTFAVTLILRHFEKKLDGPENYTVIGQPMQMAVLPKGPYENK; translated from the coding sequence ATGAGTTTAGAATGGATTATCTCCATTATTACCAATAACTGGCCAATGTTTTTGCGTGGAGCAGGAGTAACCCTGTTGATTTCTATTATAGGAACTATTGTAGGAGCAATCATTGGATTATTAGCAGGCGTTATTAGGACCATCCCACTACCTGAAAAGAGGGTAAGTAGATATTTTTTAAAGCTGGTTAATCTTATCCTATCCATCTATATAGAATTCTTCCGAGGGACACCAATGATCGTCCAAGCCATGGTCATCTTTTATGGATCATCACTGGCCTTTGGGTTAGATATGGATCGTTTACTAGCAGCAATTTTTATTGTATCTATTAATACGGGAGCATATATGGCTGAAATTGTTCGTGGGGGAGTTATTTCAATTGATAAGGGACAATTTGAGGCATCACAAGCGATAGGGATGAATCACATTCAAACTATGCTATATGTTGTGTTACCCCAGGTTATCCGTAACATACTTCCAGCAACCGGCAACCAATTCATCATTAATATTAAAGATACCTCTGTTTTAAATGTGATAGGGGTAACGGAATTATATTTCCAAACGAAGTCTGTAGCTGGAAACAACTTCAGATATTTTGAGTCATTCTTTGTAGCTTGTATTTTATACTTCATCATGACGTTTGCTGTTACATTAATCTTACGACATTTTGAAAAGAAACTAGATGGACCCGAAAACTACACAGTCATTGGTCAGCCTATGCAAATGGCTGTACTGCCAAAAGGTCCTTATGAAAACAAGTAA
- the splB gene encoding spore photoproduct lyase, with protein MRKPFTPQLVYFEPKALDYPLGRELKEKFEKMGKEIHYTTSHNQIRNLPGDNDFQKYRIAKSTLVVGIRKTLKFDSSKPSAEYAIPFATGCMGHCHYCYLQTTMGTKPYIRTYVNVEEILGAADKYMEERAPEITRFEASCTSDIVGIDHLTHTLKRAIEHFGKSEFGRLRFVTKFHFVDHLLDAKHNGKTRFRFSVNADYVIKNFEPGTSPLDKRIEAAGKVARAGYPLGFIVAPIYLHEGWKEGYYHMFERLDAELPKDARDDITFEFIQHRFTKPAKKVIEKNYPMTKLELDEESRRIKWGKYGIGKYIYQKEEEEDIKEHLYSYMEKFFPNAKFEYFT; from the coding sequence ATGAGAAAACCTTTTACACCTCAGCTTGTGTATTTTGAGCCAAAGGCACTTGATTATCCACTAGGTAGAGAACTGAAAGAAAAGTTTGAGAAAATGGGGAAAGAAATTCATTATACGACCTCTCATAACCAAATACGTAACCTTCCTGGAGATAATGACTTTCAAAAATACCGCATAGCTAAGTCTACGCTAGTTGTAGGAATTAGAAAAACCCTGAAATTTGATTCCTCTAAGCCTTCTGCGGAATATGCCATTCCTTTTGCTACTGGTTGCATGGGACATTGCCATTATTGCTATTTACAAACAACCATGGGAACCAAACCTTATATCCGTACATATGTGAATGTAGAGGAAATTCTCGGAGCCGCTGATAAGTATATGGAAGAACGTGCACCGGAGATCACAAGATTCGAAGCATCCTGTACCTCTGACATTGTAGGAATAGACCATTTAACTCATACCTTAAAAAGAGCGATTGAACATTTTGGTAAATCGGAATTCGGTAGACTGCGATTCGTGACGAAATTTCACTTTGTAGATCATTTATTAGATGCGAAGCATAATGGAAAGACCAGATTTCGCTTTAGTGTAAATGCGGATTATGTGATTAAAAATTTTGAGCCTGGTACTTCTCCATTAGACAAGAGGATTGAGGCTGCAGGGAAGGTTGCAAGAGCAGGATATCCACTTGGGTTTATTGTCGCTCCTATATATCTTCATGAAGGCTGGAAAGAAGGGTATTATCATATGTTTGAACGATTAGATGCAGAGCTTCCAAAGGATGCACGAGATGATATTACCTTTGAATTCATCCAGCATCGTTTTACGAAGCCTGCTAAAAAGGTGATCGAAAAAAACTACCCAATGACTAAGCTTGAACTGGACGAAGAATCCCGAAGAATAAAATGGGGGAAGTATGGTATAGGAAAATACATTTATCAAAAAGAAGAAGAGGAAGACATCAAAGAGCATCTATATAGTTATATGGAAAAGTTCTTTCCTAATGCAAAATTTGAATACTTTACTTAA
- a CDS encoding transporter substrate-binding domain-containing protein, with product MKKRLFTFTFLLSIFLLLAACGTKEEGSVGSASAQDTFTVGLEAGYAPFNWTQMDDKNGGVKLDGNAEYAGGYDVEIAKKIAEGLGKELVIVKTEWDGLVPALTSGKIDAIIAGMSPTAERKKTIDFSENYYTSNFVMVVKKGGKFEDATSIQDFNGAKVTGQLNTSHYGVIDQIKGVKKQPASDNFPAMRVALESGMIDGYVSERPEGISASSANDNFSMVEFEEGFVADEEETAVAVGLKKGSDLTDKINEILAGISEEERQEIMDNAISNQPAAE from the coding sequence ATGAAAAAGAGACTATTTACATTCACATTTTTACTATCCATTTTTTTATTGCTTGCTGCTTGTGGAACGAAAGAGGAAGGAAGCGTTGGATCAGCATCTGCCCAAGATACATTTACAGTAGGACTAGAGGCAGGATATGCACCCTTTAACTGGACTCAAATGGATGACAAAAACGGTGGAGTGAAATTGGACGGTAACGCAGAGTATGCTGGTGGATACGATGTAGAAATTGCTAAAAAAATTGCAGAAGGCTTAGGTAAAGAACTGGTAATCGTTAAAACCGAATGGGACGGTCTAGTTCCAGCTTTAACTTCGGGTAAGATTGATGCAATTATTGCTGGAATGTCACCAACAGCAGAGCGTAAAAAAACAATCGATTTCTCTGAAAACTATTATACTTCCAACTTTGTTATGGTTGTAAAAAAGGGCGGAAAATTTGAGGATGCCACTTCCATTCAAGACTTTAATGGAGCAAAAGTTACAGGCCAATTAAATACTTCCCACTACGGAGTGATAGACCAAATTAAAGGTGTAAAAAAACAGCCTGCATCAGATAACTTTCCAGCAATGCGTGTAGCACTGGAATCCGGCATGATCGACGGTTATGTATCTGAACGTCCAGAAGGAATTAGTGCTTCCTCTGCAAATGATAACTTCAGCATGGTTGAATTCGAAGAAGGATTTGTTGCAGATGAAGAAGAAACAGCTGTTGCAGTAGGATTGAAAAAAGGTAGCGATTTAACAGATAAAATAAATGAAATATTAGCAGGAATTTCAGAAGAAGAGCGTCAAGAAATTATGGATAATGCTATTTCCAATCAACCAGCTGCAGAATAA
- a CDS encoding amino acid ABC transporter ATP-binding protein translates to MEHVIDIQHLSKSFGAHEVLKDINFSVKKGEVVCIIGSSGSGKSTLLRCVNLLEKPSGGQIIYKGNNILDNKHDINSYRTKLGMVFQQFNLFNNHNVLSNCSVGQVKVLKRSKEEAEKIATRYLKVVGMDGYVNAKPKQLSGGQKQRVAIARALSMEPDVMLFDEPTSALDPEMVGEVLKVMKELAHTGLTMLIVTHEMEFAKEVSDRIVFMDKGVIAEEGPPDQIFNHPLQERTREFLKRTRK, encoded by the coding sequence ATGGAACACGTAATTGATATTCAACATTTAAGTAAATCCTTTGGAGCACATGAAGTTTTAAAAGATATAAATTTCTCTGTAAAAAAAGGCGAGGTTGTATGTATCATAGGCTCTTCAGGATCGGGTAAATCAACACTTCTGCGATGTGTTAATTTATTGGAAAAGCCTAGTGGAGGACAAATTATTTATAAAGGAAATAATATTTTAGACAATAAGCATGATATCAATTCCTATAGGACAAAGCTTGGCATGGTATTTCAGCAGTTTAATTTGTTTAATAATCATAATGTATTAAGCAACTGTTCAGTCGGACAGGTAAAGGTATTAAAGCGTTCAAAGGAAGAAGCCGAAAAAATTGCGACGAGATATTTAAAGGTGGTGGGCATGGATGGCTACGTCAATGCTAAGCCAAAGCAATTATCTGGTGGACAAAAGCAAAGAGTGGCTATCGCACGAGCTTTGTCTATGGAGCCTGATGTAATGTTGTTTGATGAGCCTACATCGGCACTTGATCCAGAAATGGTCGGCGAGGTATTAAAAGTTATGAAGGAGCTTGCGCATACTGGTCTTACTATGTTGATCGTTACGCATGAAATGGAATTTGCCAAGGAAGTCTCTGATCGTATAGTCTTCATGGACAAGGGGGTCATTGCAGAGGAAGGTCCCCCCGATCAAATTTTTAATCATCCTTTACAGGAACGGACGAGAGAATTCCTAAAAAGAACGCGGAAGTAG
- a CDS encoding transcriptional regulator SplA domain-containing protein codes for MEDYTAGDIVYIFYRNPHIQSVANIQSAAVVNDPDNPDGLAVFVYETYYPLTADLAIYTSAFEAEQAYRHYFQ; via the coding sequence ATGGAAGATTATACAGCAGGAGATATTGTTTATATTTTTTATCGGAACCCCCATATCCAAAGTGTAGCTAACATTCAATCAGCTGCAGTAGTTAATGATCCAGATAACCCGGATGGACTGGCTGTTTTTGTTTATGAAACATATTATCCTTTAACAGCTGATTTGGCTATTTATACAAGTGCTTTTGAAGCAGAGCAAGCGTATCGTCACTATTTTCAATAA
- the pgeF gene encoding peptidoglycan editing factor PgeF produces the protein MNIKNYLNNERFLSGTTMKDPTAREENNMALHICENPLHILENRKKLADQLNCSLEDFVCANQTHSANFYKVTAIDKGHGATLLETAIKDTDALYTFEPNLLLCSFTADCVPVIFYNETNGLIGVIHSGWQGTIKEITSQLFEHLKTHEQCNPADFHVQIGTALSQEKFEVDEDVYTKFKNLGYADDFMYYREETGKYHIDNQLTVQKQCELAGIPLEQISIDRTCTFLSPDGFSYREDRNTGRHLSFIMRKK, from the coding sequence ATGAATATTAAAAATTATTTAAACAACGAACGTTTCCTCTCTGGAACAACTATGAAAGACCCTACTGCCCGGGAAGAGAACAATATGGCCTTACACATCTGTGAAAATCCCTTACACATACTAGAAAATCGCAAGAAATTAGCAGACCAGCTCAATTGCAGTTTAGAAGATTTTGTTTGTGCCAATCAAACCCATAGTGCAAATTTCTATAAAGTGACCGCGATTGATAAAGGGCATGGAGCAACGCTTTTGGAAACCGCTATTAAAGACACAGACGCTCTTTACACATTTGAACCAAACCTATTATTATGCAGTTTTACAGCAGATTGCGTACCAGTCATTTTTTATAATGAAACTAATGGACTTATTGGAGTCATTCACTCTGGTTGGCAAGGAACCATCAAGGAAATTACAAGTCAGCTATTTGAGCATCTGAAAACACACGAACAATGTAACCCAGCTGATTTTCACGTACAAATAGGCACTGCACTAAGCCAAGAAAAGTTTGAAGTGGATGAGGATGTCTACACAAAATTTAAGAACCTAGGGTATGCAGATGACTTTATGTATTACAGAGAAGAAACAGGCAAATATCATATCGATAACCAATTGACCGTTCAAAAGCAGTGTGAACTGGCTGGTATACCGCTTGAACAGATTTCGATAGATCGCACATGTACTTTTTTAAGTCCAGATGGCTTCTCTTACCGAGAGGATAGAAATACTGGGAGACATTTAAGTTTTATAATGAGGAAGAAGTAA
- the safA gene encoding SafA/ExsA family spore coat assembly protein, giving the protein MFKTKLKVAAVAVAISLLLPLTAFAANTYTVVSGDSLWKIAVKTQTGVSELIEKNPQLENPNLIYPGQKINVPTKDSYNIEQDVIKLVNVERANAGLSPLSYDWELGRVAQYKSQDMHDQKYFSHTSPVYGTPFTMMKNFGISYKSAGENIAQGQTTAKAVVNAWMNSEGHRANILNKNYTHIGVGYVKDGNYWTQMFIQK; this is encoded by the coding sequence TTGTTTAAAACTAAATTAAAAGTTGCTGCAGTAGCAGTCGCAATTTCTTTATTATTACCACTAACTGCATTTGCAGCTAATACCTATACAGTTGTATCAGGAGATTCTCTTTGGAAAATAGCAGTAAAAACACAAACCGGAGTTTCAGAATTAATTGAGAAAAATCCTCAGTTAGAAAATCCAAATCTTATTTATCCAGGACAAAAAATTAATGTTCCGACAAAAGATTCTTATAACATTGAACAAGATGTAATTAAACTTGTAAATGTGGAAAGAGCAAATGCTGGCCTGTCTCCTTTAAGCTATGACTGGGAGCTAGGAAGAGTGGCACAATATAAATCACAAGATATGCACGATCAAAAATATTTTAGCCATACAAGTCCTGTTTATGGAACTCCATTTACAATGATGAAGAATTTTGGAATTAGCTATAAATCAGCAGGAGAAAATATCGCACAAGGTCAAACGACTGCGAAAGCAGTAGTTAACGCTTGGATGAATAGTGAAGGACATAGAGCCAATATCTTAAACAAAAACTATACTCATATTGGGGTAGGTTACGTGAAAGACGGAAACTATTGGACTCAAATGTTTATACAAAAATAA
- a CDS encoding LysM peptidoglycan-binding domain-containing protein — protein MIIYVVNNGDTLWEIANRYHIDINAILQANQLPDPNTLLVGQSLIIPIYGVYHTVQTGETLWSIAQQYGITEQTILLSNRLANPNLLYPGERIFIPPIIHVVQPGETLRQIASLYGTTIQALINQNKIQTPGLLYPGTQLIIPRVKPLVEVNAYTYQKEEDAVQTVNSLQSLLTYISPFAYKLTESGDLEPLQDELLIEAAVTDNIVPMMVITNFSSTEAGTNLMHVIFSNPDILKKLMTNVLQIMEDKGYRGLNIDLENVLPEDRDAYTSFLQLAADTLHPKGYFVSTAVAPKVSETQSGLLYEAHDYEAHGRIADFVILMTYEWGWRGASPQAISPVNQMKKVVEYALTVIPADKLFLGFQIYARDWRIPHEAGQIAETFSPQDAITLATQYGARIQFDTVAQSPFFNYTDEQGQKHEVWFEDARSAQAKFNLVKQYRLRGISYWVLGYSFPQNWVLLDDNFVVKKIKD, from the coding sequence TTGATTATATATGTCGTTAATAATGGAGATACGCTTTGGGAAATTGCTAATCGGTACCACATAGATATAAATGCGATTTTACAAGCGAACCAATTACCTGATCCAAATACTCTATTGGTTGGTCAATCGCTTATTATTCCTATTTATGGAGTCTATCATACAGTTCAAACTGGCGAAACTCTTTGGTCAATCGCACAACAGTATGGTATAACGGAACAAACTATTCTTCTTTCTAACAGACTAGCAAATCCAAATCTTTTATATCCTGGTGAGCGAATTTTTATTCCTCCTATCATTCATGTTGTGCAACCTGGTGAAACACTACGACAAATTGCTAGCCTTTATGGAACAACTATTCAAGCACTTATTAATCAAAATAAAATACAAACGCCTGGCCTCCTATATCCAGGAACACAACTAATCATTCCTAGAGTCAAGCCATTAGTCGAAGTGAACGCCTATACCTATCAGAAAGAAGAGGATGCCGTCCAGACGGTAAACAGTCTTCAATCTCTACTCACCTATATTAGTCCCTTTGCTTACAAGCTTACAGAAAGTGGTGATTTAGAGCCCTTACAGGACGAACTGTTAATAGAAGCAGCTGTTACCGACAATATTGTACCAATGATGGTGATCACCAATTTTTCATCTACTGAGGCTGGAACTAATCTCATGCATGTCATTTTCTCTAATCCAGATATATTAAAGAAATTGATGACAAACGTTCTTCAGATTATGGAGGATAAGGGTTATAGAGGATTGAATATTGACCTGGAAAACGTATTACCAGAAGACAGAGATGCTTATACCTCCTTTCTCCAGCTAGCAGCCGATACACTTCATCCTAAAGGGTACTTTGTTTCTACTGCAGTTGCTCCTAAAGTTAGCGAGACTCAATCCGGCTTGCTATATGAAGCACATGATTATGAAGCACATGGAAGAATTGCAGACTTTGTGATCCTAATGACGTATGAATGGGGTTGGCGCGGTGCATCTCCTCAAGCGATTTCCCCCGTCAATCAAATGAAAAAGGTAGTAGAATATGCTTTAACTGTTATTCCTGCAGACAAACTATTTTTAGGCTTTCAAATATATGCAAGAGACTGGAGAATTCCTCATGAAGCTGGGCAAATTGCAGAGACCTTTAGCCCGCAGGATGCAATTACATTGGCTACCCAATACGGAGCAAGAATACAGTTTGATACAGTGGCTCAATCACCTTTTTTTAATTACACAGATGAGCAGGGACAGAAACATGAGGTTTGGTTTGAGGATGCTCGAAGTGCTCAGGCTAAATTTAATTTAGTCAAACAATATCGTTTGCGAGGTATTAGTTATTGGGTGTTAGGTTATTCCTTCCCTCAAAACTGGGTATTGTTAGATGATAACTTTGTAGTAAAGAAAATAAAAGATTAA